In Rhizobium oryzihabitans, one DNA window encodes the following:
- a CDS encoding DeoR/GlpR family DNA-binding transcription regulator: MHERERHRIILSATQEKAVVTVQDIAELTDASEATIRRDIASLHVQGKLRRVRGGAEAVHPPQLGNLAARPFRVSESVNIDKKRAIARKAVDLCNDGDAIILNGGTTTFQMVHYMAARRLQVMTNSFAIAEHLVKHSKCNVSVPGGAIYRDQSLILSPFENDAIRNFYARRIFLGAQGVGALGIMESDALVIQSEQKLMRQAEELIVMVDSSKFRKRSSLILCPLENVSTIITDDGISDEAARMVEDAGVELLIAGAAGDGKTASPPDEDSSSVA, encoded by the coding sequence ATGCACGAACGCGAACGCCATCGCATCATCTTGAGCGCCACGCAGGAAAAAGCTGTCGTGACGGTGCAGGATATTGCCGAACTGACGGATGCGTCGGAAGCGACGATCCGCAGGGATATCGCGTCCCTGCATGTTCAGGGCAAGTTACGGCGCGTGCGCGGCGGGGCCGAAGCGGTGCATCCGCCGCAGCTCGGCAATCTGGCCGCAAGGCCGTTCCGAGTGTCCGAATCGGTCAATATCGACAAGAAACGCGCAATTGCGCGCAAGGCGGTCGATCTCTGCAACGATGGCGATGCGATCATTTTGAATGGCGGCACGACCACATTCCAGATGGTGCACTACATGGCGGCGCGACGGTTGCAGGTGATGACCAATTCTTTCGCCATCGCCGAGCATCTGGTCAAGCATTCCAAATGCAATGTCAGCGTTCCGGGCGGCGCGATCTATCGGGATCAGAGCCTTATCCTGTCGCCTTTCGAGAATGATGCGATCCGCAATTTTTATGCGCGGCGGATTTTTCTTGGTGCGCAAGGCGTGGGCGCGCTCGGCATCATGGAATCCGACGCGCTGGTGATCCAGAGCGAGCAGAAGCTGATGCGACAGGCGGAAGAGCTGATCGTCATGGTCGATTCCTCGAAATTCAGAAAACGCTCCAGCCTGATTTTATGTCCGCTCGAAAACGTCTCGACCATCATTACCGATGACGGGATTTCGGATGAGGCGGCACGCATGGTGGAGGATGCCGGCGTCGAATTACTGATCGCCGGCGCAGCGGGGGATGGCAAGACAGCCAGCCCGCCGGATGAGGATTCCTCTTCGGTCGCTTGA
- the rhaI gene encoding L-rhamnose catabolism isomerase yields the protein MTETKIAADVIAAENEKRAAALKDDYEALGNQLARRNIDIEAVTAKVAEFFVAVPSWGVGTGGTRFARFPGEGEPRGIFDKLDDCAVINQLTRATPNVSLHIPWDKQDPERLKAHADALGLGFDAMNSNTFSDAPGQSHSYKYGSLSHTDAATRRQAVEHNIECIEIGKAIGSKALTVWVGDGSNFPGQSNFTRSFERYLAAMADIYKALPDDWRIFSEHKMFEPAFYSTVVQDWGTNYLIANTLGEKAFCLVDLGHHAPNTNIEMIVARLIQFGKLGGFHFNDSKYGDDDLDAGSIEPYRLFLVFNELVDAEYRGVKGFHPAHMIDQSHNVTDPIESLISSANEIRRAYAQALLVDRAALDGYQQDNDALMASDTLKRAYRTDVEPVLARARQLAGGAIDPIATYRASGYRRHVAAERPASVGGSGGIV from the coding sequence ATGACCGAGACGAAAATCGCCGCCGATGTGATCGCGGCCGAAAACGAAAAGCGCGCCGCCGCGCTGAAAGATGATTACGAGGCGCTTGGCAACCAGCTTGCGCGCCGCAATATCGATATCGAGGCGGTCACGGCCAAGGTGGCGGAGTTTTTCGTCGCAGTGCCCTCTTGGGGTGTCGGCACCGGCGGCACCCGTTTTGCCCGTTTCCCGGGCGAAGGCGAGCCGCGCGGCATTTTCGACAAGCTCGACGATTGCGCCGTCATCAACCAGCTGACGCGGGCCACCCCGAATGTCTCCCTGCATATTCCGTGGGATAAGCAGGACCCTGAGCGGCTCAAGGCCCATGCCGACGCGCTGGGTCTCGGCTTCGATGCCATGAATTCCAACACCTTCTCGGATGCGCCAGGCCAGAGCCATTCCTACAAATACGGCTCGCTCAGCCACACGGATGCCGCGACGCGCCGTCAGGCCGTTGAGCACAACATTGAATGTATCGAGATCGGTAAAGCCATCGGTTCCAAGGCGCTGACGGTGTGGGTGGGCGATGGTTCCAACTTCCCGGGCCAAAGCAACTTCACCAGAAGTTTCGAGCGTTATCTCGCCGCCATGGCCGATATCTACAAGGCGCTGCCGGATGACTGGCGCATTTTTTCCGAACACAAGATGTTCGAGCCGGCCTTCTATTCCACCGTCGTGCAGGATTGGGGTACCAACTACCTCATCGCCAATACGCTCGGCGAAAAGGCCTTCTGCCTCGTCGATCTCGGCCACCATGCGCCGAACACCAATATCGAGATGATCGTCGCCCGGCTCATCCAGTTCGGCAAGCTCGGTGGTTTCCACTTCAACGATAGCAAATATGGCGATGACGATCTGGATGCCGGCTCAATCGAGCCTTACCGCCTGTTCCTCGTCTTCAACGAGCTGGTGGATGCCGAATATCGCGGCGTGAAGGGGTTCCATCCCGCCCATATGATCGACCAGTCGCACAATGTGACGGACCCGATCGAAAGCCTGATCTCCAGCGCCAACGAAATCCGCCGCGCCTATGCGCAGGCGCTTCTGGTCGATCGCGCGGCTCTGGACGGTTACCAGCAGGACAATGATGCGCTGATGGCATCCGATACGCTGAAACGGGCCTATCGCACGGATGTCGAGCCGGTTCTCGCCAGGGCGCGGCAACTGGCGGGCGGTGCGATTGATCCGATTGCGACCTACCGGGCGAGCGGTTATCGCCGCCATGTTGCGGCGGAACGCCCGGCTTCGGTGGGCGGCAGCGGCGGGATTGTATAG
- a CDS encoding ABC transporter permease: MSTNSQPAQKPRIIPDKLGTPLRRLLASWEVLLLGVAILIFIANSLASPYFLNAWNLSDATFNFTEKAIIAFAMALLIIAGEIDLSVAAIIALASTAMGAAVQMGVGTPGLVAIGIGTGLLCGAFNGFLVAGLKLPSIVVTIGTMSLFRGISYMVLGDQAYGKYPADFAYFGQGYVFWVISFEFVLFIVMAIIFAILLHATNFGRQVYVIGNNPFAARFSGIPVERVKFILFLLTGLMSGIAAVCLTSRLGSTRPSIAQGWELEVVTMVVLGGVSILGGSGTIAGVVIAAFVMGLVTFGLGLLNVPGIVMSIFVGLLLIITIAIPIVVRRLRAMRS, from the coding sequence ATGAGCACGAATTCTCAACCGGCTCAGAAGCCGCGCATCATTCCAGACAAGCTCGGCACGCCACTGCGCCGTCTCTTGGCCAGCTGGGAAGTGCTGCTGCTTGGCGTCGCGATCCTCATCTTCATCGCCAATTCGCTCGCCTCGCCCTATTTCCTCAATGCCTGGAACCTGTCCGACGCGACCTTCAACTTCACCGAAAAGGCGATCATCGCCTTTGCCATGGCACTCCTGATCATCGCCGGTGAAATCGATCTTTCCGTTGCCGCCATTATCGCGCTCGCCTCCACCGCCATGGGTGCTGCGGTGCAGATGGGCGTCGGTACGCCGGGCCTCGTCGCCATCGGCATCGGCACCGGCCTTCTTTGTGGAGCCTTCAACGGCTTTCTCGTCGCTGGCCTCAAGCTGCCATCCATCGTCGTCACCATCGGCACGATGAGCCTGTTTCGCGGCATCTCCTACATGGTGCTGGGTGACCAGGCCTATGGCAAATATCCGGCGGATTTCGCCTATTTTGGTCAGGGCTACGTGTTCTGGGTGATTTCCTTCGAATTCGTGCTGTTCATCGTCATGGCCATCATCTTTGCCATTCTGCTGCACGCCACCAATTTCGGCCGGCAGGTCTATGTGATCGGCAATAATCCCTTCGCCGCCCGTTTTTCCGGTATTCCCGTCGAACGGGTGAAGTTCATCCTCTTCCTTCTGACCGGCCTGATGAGCGGCATTGCCGCCGTCTGCCTCACCTCGCGGCTCGGCTCCACCCGCCCCTCGATTGCTCAAGGCTGGGAGCTTGAAGTGGTGACCATGGTGGTGCTCGGTGGCGTTTCCATTCTCGGCGGCTCCGGCACCATTGCGGGCGTCGTCATTGCCGCTTTCGTCATGGGCCTCGTCACCTTCGGGCTCGGACTTTTGAACGTGCCTGGTATCGTCATGTCGATCTTCGTCGGCCTGCTGCTGATCATCACCATCGCCATTCCAATCGTTGTACGCCGTCTGCGCGCCATGAGAAGCTGA
- the rhaS gene encoding rhamnose ABC transporter substrate-binding protein: MKLTRRTLTSVLALSAALSVAGLGGVAQAADVKIALVVKSLGNGFFEAANKGAQEAAKDLGGVEIIYTGPTSTTAEGQIEVINSLIAQGVDAIAISANDPDAVVPALKKAAQRGIKVISWDSGVAPEGRILQLNPSSNALIGKMCLQLAASHLEGGKGDFAILSATTTSTNQNIWIDEMKKQLKDFPGLNLVTTVYGDDLADKSYREAQGLLSSQPNVKVIVAPTTVGVLAASQAVKDAGKIGQVYVTGLGLPSEMAGAIKSGATKEFAIWNPIDLGYSATQIAYRLVKGETDGKPGSEIEAGRMGKIKVGENSEAAMADPFVYDAKNIDQFSKIF; encoded by the coding sequence ATGAAACTTACACGCAGAACATTGACGAGCGTTCTGGCGCTCAGCGCGGCGCTCTCCGTCGCAGGACTGGGCGGCGTTGCCCAAGCAGCCGATGTGAAGATCGCACTGGTGGTCAAATCGCTCGGCAACGGCTTTTTCGAAGCCGCCAACAAGGGTGCGCAGGAGGCTGCAAAGGACCTCGGCGGCGTCGAGATCATCTATACGGGCCCGACCAGCACCACAGCGGAAGGCCAGATCGAAGTCATCAATTCGCTGATCGCGCAGGGCGTCGACGCCATCGCCATTTCCGCCAATGACCCGGACGCCGTTGTTCCGGCGCTGAAAAAGGCGGCACAGCGCGGCATCAAGGTCATCTCCTGGGATTCCGGTGTTGCGCCGGAAGGCCGCATTCTCCAGCTCAACCCCTCGTCCAACGCGCTGATCGGCAAGATGTGCCTGCAGCTTGCAGCATCGCATCTGGAAGGCGGCAAGGGCGATTTCGCCATTCTTTCGGCCACCACCACCTCCACGAACCAGAATATCTGGATCGACGAGATGAAAAAACAGCTGAAGGATTTCCCCGGCCTCAACCTCGTCACCACCGTTTATGGTGACGACCTTGCCGACAAGAGCTACCGCGAGGCGCAGGGCCTGCTTTCCTCGCAGCCGAATGTGAAGGTCATCGTTGCACCGACGACGGTTGGCGTTCTCGCCGCCTCGCAAGCGGTGAAGGATGCAGGCAAGATCGGTCAGGTCTATGTAACGGGCCTTGGCCTGCCGTCCGAAATGGCCGGCGCCATCAAATCAGGCGCGACCAAGGAATTCGCCATCTGGAACCCGATCGACCTCGGCTATTCCGCCACCCAGATCGCCTATCGCCTCGTGAAGGGCGAAACCGACGGCAAGCCGGGCTCGGAAATCGAAGCCGGTCGCATGGGCAAGATCAAGGTTGGCGAAAACAGCGAAGCGGCGATGGCCGATCCATTCGTTTATGATGCGAAGAATATCGATCAGTTCTCGAAGATTTTTTGA
- a CDS encoding sugar ABC transporter ATP-binding protein, translated as MMRAETQNIDIPATSSGAPILEMRGISQIFPGVKALDGVDIALYPGKVTALIGENGAGKSTLVKILTGIYRPNEGEILLDGQPVHFHGAQDAINAGVTAIHQETVLFDELSVGENIFLGHAPKGRFGLIDWKTINARAKVLLEQLESTIDPSIRLKDLSIAQRHLVAIARALSVEARIVIMDEPTAALSRKEIDDLFRIVENLKRQGKAILFISHKFDEVYEIAENYAVFRDGKMVGAGNLTTTPQDEIVRLMVGRDVTNAFPKQAVTLGPTVLSVRNYSHQTEFRDISLDLRKGEILGLYGLIGAGRSELCQSLFGITRPASGQITLNGEPILIRSPEDAIRAGIVYVPEERGRHGLALEMPIYQNMSLPSLTRTSRKGFLAAANEFALARKYASRLDLRAAALSVPVGTLSGGNQQKVVIGKWLATQPKVIILDEPTKGIDIGSKAAVHGFISELAAEGLSIIMISSELPEILGMSDRAIVMREGLMAGLFERADFSPEKLVRAATGNA; from the coding sequence ATGATGCGTGCTGAAACCCAAAACATAGACATCCCAGCGACTTCCAGCGGCGCGCCCATTCTCGAAATGCGCGGCATTAGCCAGATATTCCCCGGCGTCAAAGCGCTGGATGGCGTCGATATCGCGCTTTATCCCGGCAAGGTCACCGCGCTGATCGGCGAGAATGGTGCGGGAAAATCCACGCTCGTCAAAATCCTCACCGGCATCTACCGCCCGAATGAAGGCGAAATCCTTCTCGATGGCCAGCCCGTCCATTTTCACGGCGCGCAGGACGCCATCAATGCCGGTGTGACGGCCATTCATCAGGAAACCGTGCTGTTCGATGAGCTTTCGGTGGGTGAAAACATCTTCCTCGGCCATGCGCCAAAAGGCCGTTTCGGCCTCATTGACTGGAAGACCATCAATGCGCGCGCCAAGGTGCTGCTGGAACAGCTCGAAAGCACCATTGATCCGTCCATTCGGCTGAAGGACCTTTCCATCGCGCAGCGCCACCTCGTGGCAATAGCGAGAGCACTTTCCGTCGAGGCGCGCATCGTCATCATGGACGAACCGACGGCCGCCCTTTCCCGCAAGGAGATCGACGATCTCTTCCGCATCGTCGAAAACCTGAAGCGGCAGGGCAAGGCGATCCTCTTCATCAGCCACAAGTTCGATGAAGTCTATGAGATCGCCGAAAACTACGCGGTGTTCCGGGACGGCAAGATGGTCGGCGCGGGCAATCTTACCACAACACCGCAGGACGAGATCGTACGTCTGATGGTTGGCCGCGACGTGACGAACGCATTTCCGAAACAGGCGGTTACCCTCGGCCCGACGGTTCTTTCGGTCCGAAATTATTCACACCAGACCGAATTTCGCGATATTTCGCTCGATCTGCGCAAGGGCGAGATTCTTGGCCTCTACGGGCTGATCGGCGCCGGGCGATCGGAACTTTGCCAGTCGCTTTTCGGCATCACCCGCCCGGCCTCCGGACAGATTACCCTCAATGGCGAACCGATCCTCATCCGTTCACCGGAAGATGCGATCCGCGCCGGCATCGTTTATGTGCCCGAGGAGCGCGGACGCCATGGGCTGGCGCTGGAAATGCCGATCTACCAGAACATGTCGCTGCCTTCCCTCACACGCACCTCGCGCAAGGGATTTCTCGCCGCCGCCAATGAATTCGCGCTGGCGCGCAAATATGCCTCGCGTCTCGACCTGCGCGCCGCCGCGCTGTCCGTGCCCGTCGGCACGCTTTCGGGCGGCAACCAGCAGAAGGTGGTGATCGGCAAATGGCTCGCCACCCAACCAAAGGTCATCATTCTCGATGAGCCCACCAAAGGCATCGATATCGGCTCCAAGGCCGCCGTGCACGGCTTCATCAGCGAGCTTGCGGCCGAAGGCCTCTCCATCATCATGATTTCATCAGAACTTCCCGAAATCCTCGGCATGTCCGACCGCGCCATCGTCATGCGCGAAGGCCTGATGGCGGGCCTGTTCGAACGCGCCGATTTTTCTCCGGAAAAGCTGGTGCGCGCCGCCACCGGCAACGCCTGA
- a CDS encoding bifunctional rhamnulose-1-phosphate aldolase/short-chain dehydrogenase: protein MTGKSRLLESRWDDAYAKTLDEPGKLLYRSNLLGADKRITNYGGGNTSAKVLETDPLTGEKVRVMWVKGSGGDVGTIKLDGFATLYLDKLEALKGIYKGVADEDRMVGFLPHCTFNLNPRAASIDTPLHGFVPYEHVDHMHPDAIIAIAASKNSKELTQQIFGDDIGWLPWRRPGFQLGLDLEAFVKANPKAKGVVLESHGLFTWDNDAKACYELTLAIINKAIEWFAAQTEGKTIFGGAVAKSLPVAERRAIAARLMPEIRGRIGREERKLGHFDDQDAVLEFVNSKDLKPLGNLGTSCPDHFLRTKIRPLILDLDTANPDVDALTAGLDKALEAYRADYSRYYEACRHDNSPKMRDPNPVIFLIPGVGMLSFAKDKATARIAGEFYVNAINVMRGASTVSEYQGLPEQEAFDIEYWLLEEAKLQRMPKPKSLAGRVAFVTGGAGGIGRATAERLAAEGACVVLADIDETALEAASGDFVKRYSADAVRSVKLDVTQENAVISAFAEASVEFGGVDILVSNAGIASSAPVEDTTLAMWNKNIDILATGYFLVSREAFRLLRRQNLGGNVVFVASKNGLASSPNASAYCTAKAAEIHLARCLALEGAEAGIRVNTVNPDAVLRGSKIWNGEWREQRAASSKIEVTDLEEHYRKRSMLKLNVFPEDIAEAIYFLASDASAKSTGNIINVDAGNAQSFTR, encoded by the coding sequence ATGACGGGAAAATCCCGCCTTCTCGAAAGCCGTTGGGACGACGCCTATGCCAAAACGCTCGATGAGCCGGGCAAGCTGCTTTACCGCTCCAATCTGCTGGGCGCCGACAAGCGCATCACCAATTACGGCGGCGGAAACACATCCGCGAAGGTGCTCGAAACCGATCCGTTGACCGGCGAAAAGGTCCGCGTCATGTGGGTGAAAGGGTCCGGCGGCGATGTCGGCACCATCAAGCTCGATGGTTTTGCGACGCTCTATCTCGACAAGCTGGAAGCGCTGAAGGGCATTTACAAGGGTGTCGCGGATGAAGACCGCATGGTCGGCTTCCTGCCGCATTGCACTTTCAACCTTAATCCGCGCGCCGCCTCCATCGATACGCCTCTGCACGGTTTCGTGCCTTATGAGCATGTCGATCACATGCATCCTGATGCGATCATCGCCATCGCCGCCTCTAAAAATTCGAAAGAGCTGACGCAGCAGATTTTCGGCGATGACATCGGCTGGCTTCCCTGGCGTCGTCCGGGTTTCCAGCTCGGTCTTGATCTCGAGGCTTTCGTAAAGGCCAACCCCAAAGCCAAGGGCGTTGTGTTGGAAAGCCACGGTCTGTTCACCTGGGATAATGACGCCAAAGCTTGTTACGAATTGACGCTTGCCATTATCAACAAGGCGATCGAATGGTTTGCGGCGCAGACCGAAGGTAAGACGATTTTCGGCGGTGCTGTGGCCAAAAGCCTGCCGGTTGCCGAACGCCGCGCCATTGCCGCCCGACTGATGCCGGAAATCCGTGGCCGCATCGGCCGCGAGGAGCGCAAGCTCGGCCATTTCGACGATCAGGATGCGGTTCTCGAATTCGTCAACTCCAAGGATTTGAAACCGCTCGGAAATCTCGGCACATCCTGCCCGGATCATTTCCTGCGCACGAAAATCCGCCCGCTGATCCTCGATCTCGATACGGCAAATCCCGATGTGGATGCGTTGACGGCCGGTCTCGACAAGGCGCTAGAGGCCTATCGCGCTGACTACAGCCGCTATTATGAGGCCTGCCGTCACGACAATTCGCCAAAGATGCGCGACCCTAACCCGGTTATCTTTCTGATCCCCGGCGTCGGCATGTTGTCCTTTGCCAAGGACAAGGCGACCGCCCGCATCGCCGGTGAATTTTACGTCAACGCCATCAACGTCATGCGTGGTGCTTCCACCGTGTCCGAATATCAGGGCCTTCCCGAACAGGAGGCCTTCGATATCGAATATTGGCTGCTGGAAGAAGCAAAGCTTCAGCGCATGCCGAAGCCGAAAAGCCTTGCCGGCCGCGTGGCTTTCGTTACCGGTGGCGCCGGCGGCATCGGCCGGGCGACGGCGGAAAGGCTGGCGGCCGAGGGCGCCTGCGTTGTGCTCGCCGATATCGACGAGACGGCGCTGGAAGCAGCCAGTGGCGATTTCGTCAAGCGTTATAGCGCGGATGCGGTGCGCAGCGTGAAGCTGGATGTGACGCAGGAAAACGCGGTTATCTCAGCCTTTGCGGAAGCGAGCGTGGAATTCGGCGGCGTGGATATTCTCGTCTCCAATGCCGGTATTGCCTCCTCCGCACCGGTGGAAGACACCACGCTTGCCATGTGGAACAAGAATATCGACATTCTCGCGACGGGTTATTTCCTCGTGTCGCGCGAAGCGTTCCGTCTGCTGCGGCGTCAGAATCTCGGCGGCAACGTGGTGTTCGTCGCCTCGAAAAACGGTCTTGCCTCTTCGCCCAATGCGTCGGCCTATTGCACGGCCAAGGCTGCGGAAATCCATCTTGCCCGTTGCCTTGCTCTCGAGGGAGCGGAGGCGGGCATTCGCGTCAATACCGTCAATCCCGATGCCGTGTTGCGCGGTTCGAAGATCTGGAACGGCGAATGGCGCGAGCAGCGCGCGGCCTCTTCCAAGATCGAGGTGACCGATCTGGAGGAACATTATCGCAAGCGCTCGATGCTGAAGCTCAACGTGTTCCCGGAAGACATCGCCGAAGCGATCTACTTCCTGGCGTCCGACGCTTCCGCTAAATCGACCGGCAACATCATCAATGTCGATGCCGGAAACGCGCAGAGCTTTACGCGATAG
- a CDS encoding alpha/beta fold hydrolase — translation MGFVKTTDGTEIFYKDWGPKDAQPIVFHHGWPLSSDDWDAQMLFFLSKGYRVVAHDRRGHGRSAQVADGHDMDHYAADAFAVVEALDLKNAVHIGHSTGGGEVARYVARHGEPAGRVAKAVLVSAVPPLMLKTEANPEGLPMEVFDGFRSSLAANRAQFFRDVPSGPFYGFNRDGATAQEGVIQNWWRQGMMGGAKAHYDGIKAFSETDQTEDLKAISVPTLVLHGEDDQIVPIADSALKSVKLLKNGTLKTYPGFSHGMLTINADVLNADLLAFIKA, via the coding sequence ATGGGCTTTGTGAAAACGACAGACGGAACCGAAATCTTCTACAAGGACTGGGGCCCGAAGGATGCTCAGCCCATCGTGTTTCACCACGGCTGGCCGCTGAGTTCCGACGACTGGGACGCCCAGATGCTGTTTTTCCTCTCGAAAGGATATCGCGTCGTCGCCCATGACCGCCGTGGCCACGGCCGCTCTGCCCAGGTGGCTGACGGTCACGACATGGATCACTACGCCGCCGACGCCTTTGCCGTCGTTGAGGCGCTCGATCTGAAGAATGCCGTCCATATCGGCCACTCCACCGGTGGCGGCGAAGTTGCCCGTTACGTTGCCAGACATGGCGAGCCTGCTGGCCGCGTCGCCAAGGCGGTTCTGGTTTCCGCCGTGCCGCCGCTGATGCTGAAGACCGAGGCCAATCCGGAAGGCCTGCCGATGGAGGTCTTTGACGGCTTCCGCTCGTCGCTTGCCGCGAATCGCGCGCAGTTCTTCCGCGATGTGCCCTCCGGCCCATTCTACGGCTTCAACCGAGATGGAGCGACCGCCCAGGAAGGCGTGATCCAGAACTGGTGGCGTCAGGGCATGATGGGCGGCGCAAAGGCCCATTATGACGGCATCAAGGCCTTCTCGGAAACCGATCAGACTGAGGACCTGAAGGCGATCAGCGTACCCACACTGGTGCTGCACGGCGAAGACGACCAGATCGTGCCCATTGCGGACTCCGCACTGAAATCGGTGAAGCTCTTGAAAAACGGCACGCTTAAGACCTATCCCGGCTTCTCGCACGGCATGCTGACCATCAATGCCGATGTGCTGAACGCCGATCTGTTGGCCTTCATCAAGGCTTGA
- the rhaM gene encoding L-rhamnose mutarotase, producing MPEFEKHAFKMKLFAGKEAEYKRRHDEIWPELVALLHEAGVSDYSIHLDPETNILFGVLTRPKNHGMAALPEHPVMKKWWAHMADIMESNPDNSPIATDLVTVFHLP from the coding sequence ATGCCGGAATTCGAAAAACACGCCTTCAAGATGAAGCTCTTCGCCGGCAAGGAGGCAGAGTACAAACGCCGCCATGATGAGATATGGCCGGAACTGGTGGCGCTGCTGCACGAAGCGGGTGTGAGCGACTATTCGATCCACCTCGATCCGGAAACCAACATCCTGTTCGGTGTGCTGACGCGCCCGAAGAACCACGGCATGGCGGCATTGCCGGAGCATCCCGTGATGAAGAAATGGTGGGCGCACATGGCTGACATCATGGAGAGCAATCCGGATAATTCGCCAATCGCGACAGACCTCGTGACGGTGTTCCATCTGCCATGA
- a CDS encoding FkbM family methyltransferase codes for MEIMDVHGVALPLSSHEVSPVIWQALTDGSYEAKEARSVLKAIKPGDRVLELGSGIGIITSIIAGIKDVSIWAFEANPSTAALAERVIKANCRGNVEFSQGLLTADEPRSYSFYVRKDLWMSSMDENQGPYEKRIEISSENIDEFVASKGITALVMDIEGAERDLLGRAELAGVERIFVELHDHLYGLAGVRDIMRSLTAKGYAYDPRGSRGPCVLFSKDDSPREYDPDVD; via the coding sequence ATGGAAATAATGGACGTGCATGGCGTAGCCCTTCCCCTCTCTTCCCATGAGGTGTCGCCCGTCATCTGGCAGGCGTTGACCGATGGCAGCTATGAGGCGAAAGAGGCCCGCAGCGTCCTGAAAGCCATCAAGCCAGGCGACCGTGTGCTGGAACTGGGGTCCGGCATCGGGATCATCACCTCGATCATCGCCGGCATAAAGGATGTGTCCATATGGGCCTTCGAGGCCAATCCCTCCACGGCGGCACTGGCGGAGCGGGTGATAAAAGCCAATTGCCGCGGCAATGTCGAGTTTTCGCAGGGGTTGCTTACCGCCGACGAGCCGCGCTCCTATTCGTTTTATGTGCGCAAGGATCTCTGGATGTCGTCCATGGACGAAAATCAGGGTCCCTATGAAAAACGCATCGAAATTTCGTCCGAGAATATTGACGAATTTGTTGCAAGCAAGGGCATCACCGCACTCGTCATGGATATCGAGGGCGCGGAACGCGACCTGCTCGGCAGGGCCGAGCTTGCCGGCGTGGAGCGGATATTCGTCGAACTGCACGATCACCTTTATGGCCTCGCCGGCGTCCGCGACATCATGCGGTCGCTGACCGCCAAGGGATATGCCTATGATCCGCGTGGCTCGCGCGGTCCCTGCGTGTTGTTCTCCAAGGACGACAGCCCGAGGGAATACGATCCCGACGTGGATTGA
- a CDS encoding ABC transporter permease encodes MQRFLKNREWLLAGIIVIMIAGFALRAPGFGRPANLVNIFNDTSILIILALGQMAVILTKSIDLSVAANLAFTGMAVAMTNAAFPGIPLPFLIAMAVGIGAFLGSINGVLVWWLGIPPIVVTLGTLTIYRGMAFALSGGGWVNAHQLSPTFLNVPRTMILGMPVLSWVAILIIAGAWLVLSRTSFGRSAYASGGNPGAAVYAGIDVGRTRFLAFVLSGALAGLASYLWVSRYAVAYVDIAAGFELDSVAANVIGGISIAGGIGSVAGAVLGALFLGVIKNALPVIGISPFAQMAISGVVIVLAVVFNARAEARKGRIILRDRAASDQAKGAAA; translated from the coding sequence ATGCAACGTTTTCTCAAGAATCGCGAATGGCTGCTGGCGGGCATCATCGTCATCATGATCGCAGGCTTTGCGCTGCGCGCGCCCGGTTTCGGCAGGCCCGCCAATCTGGTCAATATCTTCAACGACACGTCCATCCTCATCATTCTGGCGCTTGGCCAGATGGCGGTCATTCTCACCAAATCCATCGATCTTTCGGTTGCCGCCAACCTCGCCTTCACCGGCATGGCGGTGGCGATGACCAATGCCGCCTTTCCAGGCATTCCATTGCCGTTTCTCATCGCCATGGCGGTCGGCATCGGCGCGTTTTTAGGATCGATCAATGGCGTGCTGGTCTGGTGGCTCGGCATTCCGCCGATCGTCGTCACGCTCGGCACGCTCACCATCTATCGCGGCATGGCCTTCGCGCTTTCGGGCGGCGGCTGGGTGAATGCGCACCAGCTTTCGCCCACTTTCCTCAACGTGCCGCGCACGATGATCCTCGGCATGCCGGTTCTTTCCTGGGTCGCCATCCTCATCATCGCCGGCGCCTGGCTCGTGCTCAGCCGCACCTCCTTCGGCCGCTCGGCCTATGCCTCGGGCGGCAATCCGGGTGCCGCGGTCTATGCCGGCATCGATGTCGGCCGCACACGCTTTCTGGCTTTCGTGCTGTCCGGTGCGCTGGCAGGACTTGCGAGCTATCTCTGGGTGTCGCGTTATGCCGTCGCCTATGTGGATATCGCCGCCGGTTTCGAACTCGATAGCGTGGCGGCAAATGTCATCGGCGGCATCTCCATTGCCGGCGGCATCGGCTCGGTGGCAGGTGCTGTGCTCGGCGCGCTGTTTCTCGGTGTGATCAAAAACGCCCTGCCCGTCATCGGCATCTCGCCCTTCGCGCAAATGGCGATTTCCGGCGTGGTGATCGTGCTCGCCGTCGTCTTCAACGCCCGCGCCGAAGCTCGAAAAGGCCGCATCATCCTGCGCGACCGGGCGGCAAGCGACCAGGCCAAGGGGGCCGCAGCATGA